TCCAGTAAAGTGATTTTATAGGTTATGACGAAAAAGCGTAAGATATTCTGTCTCCATCTATTAGGCTGTATGGCCTTCATGGCAGTCTTGATGGTATCTTGTTACAAGATAACACTTGTTCAGCAGGCTCATACTGTTGTAAAAGGAAATGTGTTCAATGGCAAATTGGTCGTAAAAAGTACCGATAATACTGCCGGTGGCGTTTATCATGTTTATGGCCTTTTCGGTATCCGAGTTCCTCAGGGGTGGGAGGTTGATGGTGATCTGGTGATGACACAGGTGGCCAAACCAACTACTGATGTCGGCGATCCTGATTATAATAAAACGATTACTCGTAAACTGGTAGTGAGTGAGCAATATACTAATATTCTCAATGAAAACTATCCTCGTAAAGGATATACCTGGTTGGGCTTTATAACAGATAAAGACTTTAAATCACTACTTAGCGGAGATGATCCCGACAAGCGTGTGGATAGTATCTATGTCACATTTACTATTGCTACTCCTTATGACCATACTGGTGTTTACTATCTGGATTATGTGGCTGGACATGTTGATAACGGAAAACGAAATGATCTTTCACAGGCCGACAAGGATTGGATGACACGTGTGGCAACTTTCTCTGGCGATCACATCAGTAGCGTGGTCTATACAAATACGAGTATTAAAGTAACCAATAGTGATGGTTCTGTTGACGAAGCGGGTGATGAAGAATGGGCAACTCCTGCCGAATGGAATCTGGAAGCTATGCCCAATGCAACACAGGCTGGAACTGCTCGCGCTTATAGAGATTTGAAATACAATAAACTGTTCACTCGTACCCGTGGATGGAATGGTGGCGACGGCGTTCTAACTGTTGGGTTGCCTAATGGCGATGTGTTTTGGACTTTCAACGATAGTTTCTATGGTCTTGTTGATGCCCGTACCCGTGCCCGTGGTAATTGTAATTTTCCACGTAATAGCGTGATGGTCCAGAAAGCACATGATGGTGTATTGGGCGAGACGGAAAGTGATTTTGTTTGGTTGGCCGATTATGTGAATTGGAACAACCGCAATGCTGGCCGTTATTTCCACTGCCGTACTCACTTGCGTCATCCACTTGGTGAGAAGACTGATGCCGAGATAGCTGCAGGTGATATT
The sequence above is a segment of the Prevotella sp. E9-3 genome. Coding sequences within it:
- a CDS encoding DUF5005 domain-containing protein, which encodes MTKKRKIFCLHLLGCMAFMAVLMVSCYKITLVQQAHTVVKGNVFNGKLVVKSTDNTAGGVYHVYGLFGIRVPQGWEVDGDLVMTQVAKPTTDVGDPDYNKTITRKLVVSEQYTNILNENYPRKGYTWLGFITDKDFKSLLSGDDPDKRVDSIYVTFTIATPYDHTGVYYLDYVAGHVDNGKRNDLSQADKDWMTRVATFSGDHISSVVYTNTSIKVTNSDGSVDEAGDEEWATPAEWNLEAMPNATQAGTARAYRDLKYNKLFTRTRGWNGGDGVLTVGLPNGDVFWTFNDSFYGLVDARTRARGNCNFPRNSVMVQKAHDGVLGETESDFVWLADYVNWNNRNAGRYFHCRTHLRHPLGEKTDAEIAAGDIDQGKVYWSGDGTIYDGKLQMIWVGVESAELLNLDAAIATYSLEGNEPQGYYLNTIPDYLPHEGDYLYRESVQTDKLVGPCAYGSTLWEDEDGHVYLYAVENMGTVVARSQTRDLYSPWQYYVKDSNGDWNWQDEYPTEEERRRSNIMTGNASIMLPWVFKEGDWYFMTSQAPIFSPDVYIYRSKSPYGPFGERKLLFRLPDHLDKQGPQAYHWLYMVNLHPALSREGELVFSTNSDPDDFWMNFNDTGSADYYRPFFYRVFDWKNVYDDLYEKPEKDKIDNPSVNKMHKESTYYNLQGQRVKNPQHGIFIRDGRKVMLK